Part of the Candidatus Polarisedimenticolia bacterium genome, CGCCTGCGATCCGGCCGCGGCCATGCGCCGCGTCGTGCACGTCCGACCCGAGCACCTCGGTCTCTGCGGCCGCGCCATCGCCATGGGAAAGAAGGGCCGCCTGCTGCTCGTGGCCTACGGCAAGGCGGCCCCGGCGATGACCGCCGGCTTCCTCCAGAGGTTCAACGAGGCGGGCGGCAGGAGAATGCTCGACGCCCTGGTCGTCCATCCCCGCCGCGAGGACGCGAGCCGCAAGGGGGGCGCTGCCGTGCCGCCCGTCCTGCAGGCGGCCCTGGACGGCGTGCGTCTCCCGGCCTCCCGCTGTCGCGTGAAGACGATCGCCGCCGAGCATCCGGTCCCGCTGAAGCACTCGTTCCTCGCCGGAAAGACCACCCTGCGCTTCGCGTCCCGGGCGGGGGCCCCGGACGAAATCGTCTTCCTGGCCTCCGGCGGCGGGTCGGCGCTTCTGGCCGCGCCGCTCCCGCAGCTGATGAAGGAAGCCGACAAGACCGCCCTGCACCGGGCGCTCCTGACGTCGGGCGCCCCGATCACGGCGATCAACACGGTGCGCAAGCATCTCTCGGCGATCAAAGGCGGGCGCCTGGCGCATGCCGCCCGCCGGGCCGCCGGCCAGTCCACGCTGGTGATGTGCGACGTCGACCCCGACCGCTTCGACGAGGTGGCGTCGGGACCGTCGCTGCCCGACCGCACGACGCTGGACGACATGATCCGGACCATCGACCGCTACGGCATCGCCCCCGCGCTGCCGGTGAAGGCGCTCGAGGCGCTGCGCGCGGGG contains:
- a CDS encoding DUF4147 domain-containing protein, with protein sequence MVTARGSGTPGAASLAAQLLHAIALEALAACDPAAAMRRVVHVRPEHLGLCGRAIAMGKKGRLLLVAYGKAAPAMTAGFLQRFNEAGGRRMLDALVVHPRREDASRKGGAAVPPVLQAALDGVRLPASRCRVKTIAAEHPVPLKHSFLAGKTTLRFASRAGAPDEIVFLASGGGSALLAAPLPQLMKEADKTALHRALLTSGAPITAINTVRKHLSAIKGGRLAHAARRAAGQSTLVMCDVDPDRFDEVASGPSLPDRTTLDDMIRTIDRYGIAPALPVKALEALRAGKIPETFKPRDRVFRRSRNEAILSNRDLRNAAVRGGLTRGLPAEAIPTDIVGPVETAVEMIARAIETAPPGTRLLVLGGEVVTAPLVPGEGGRAQELSLRLALRMAGLGSRPWAFLALGSDGLDGNSPAAGAYVDQTTLERARLARLDPARTLREATTYRFFRKLGDDFTTGPTGTNVRDLYLLLTGPATPTRKTIDPLRSPVV